A DNA window from Danio aesculapii chromosome 1, fDanAes4.1, whole genome shotgun sequence contains the following coding sequences:
- the LOC130228579 gene encoding microfibril-associated glycoprotein 4-like, with protein sequence MAIVLFLATLLSAALASDCKSMPFDCSDIYKSGETLSGIYTIYPAGETPVWVYCQMVSDGKDEDKGGWTVFQRRMDGTVNFYRPWREYKRGFGNVEGEYWLGLENLYQLTRHKKYMLRVDLEDFEGRRGFAQYSSFSVGCECEGYKLQVSGFTDGGAGDSLSGHDDVKFSTFDKDQDTYEKNCAKEFLGGFWYGSCHTTNPNAVYLWGEDATHHAIGVSWYSWKGTHAVSMKTISMKIKHVS encoded by the exons ATGGCA ATCGTGCTGTTTTTGGCGACTCTTCTCTCTGCTGCTTTGGCCAGTGACTGTAAATCTATGCCGTTCGACTGTTCTGACATCTACAAATCAGGAGAAACTCTCAGCGGGATTTACACCATCTATCCAGCTGGTGAAACTCCAGTCTGGGTTTACTGTCAGATGGTCTCAGATGGGAAAGATGAAGACAAAGGAGGATGGACG GTGTTTCAGAGAAGGATGGACGGCACTGTGAATTTCTATCGGCCGTGGAGAGAGTACAAGAGAGGATTCGGGAATGTGGAGGGAGAATACTGGCTGG ggcTGGAGAACCTCTACCAGCTGACACGCCACAAGAAGTACATGCTGAGAGTGGATCTGGAGGACTTTGAAGGTAGGAGAGGTTTCGCTCAGTACTCGTCCTTCTCTGTGGGTTGTGAATGTGAAGGTTATAAACTGCAGGTTTCTGGATTCACTGATGGAGGAGCAG GCGACTCTTTGTCTGGCCATGATGATGTGAAGTTCTCCACTTTTGACAAAGACCAAGACACCTATGAAAAGAACTGCGCTAAAGAGTTTCTCGGGGGATTTTGGTATGGATCCTGTCACACTACAAACCCTAATGCTGTGTATTTATGGGGAGAAGATGCCACCCATCACGCAATTGGCGTGTCTTGGTACAGCTGGAAAGGGACTCACGCTGTCAGTATGAAAACCATCAGCATGAAGATCAAGCATGTGTCTTAG
- the LOC130221679 gene encoding microfibril-associated glycoprotein 4-like translates to MEQTAIILAAFLPVLLCCDCSHSVDKPFDCSDIYKSGENLSGIYSIYPAGDFPVWVYCQMVSEGKDEDKGGWTVIQRRMDGTVNFYQPWREYKRGFGKVEGEYWLGLENLYQLTRHKKFMLRVDLEDFEGRKGFAQYSSFSVGCECEGYKLQVSGFTDGGAGDCLSGHNELKFSTFDKDQDTHEKSCAKEYLGGFWYGSCHNTNPNGVYLWGEDPTHYAIGVCWLTWKNYAVSMKTFIMKIKRVS, encoded by the exons ATGGAGCAGACGGCT ATCATTTTGGCAGCTTTTCTCCCTGTTCTATTGTGCTGTGATTGCAGTCATAGTGTAGACAAACCATTCGACTGTTCTGACATCTACAAATCAGGAGAAAATCTGAGTGGGATTTACTCCATCTATCCAGCCGGAGACTTTCCTGTCTGGGTTTACTGTCAGATGGTCTCAGAAGggaaagatgaagataaaggagGATGGACG GTGATTCAGAGGAGGATGGATGGCACTGTCAATTTCTATCAGCCATGGAGAGAGTACAAGAGAGGATTCGGGAAAGTGGAGGGAGAATACTGGCTGG ggcTGGAGAACCTCTACCAGCTGACACGCCATAAGAAGTTCATGCTGAGAGTGGATCTGGAGGACTTTGAAGGAAGGAAAGGTTTCGCTCAGTACTCGTCCTTCTCTGTGGGTTGTGAATGTGAAGGGTATAAACTGCAGGTTTCTGGATTCACTGATGGAGGAGCAG GTGATTGTTTATCTGGCCATAATGAGCTGAAGTTCTCCACTTTTGACAAAGACCAAGACACTCATGAAAAGAGCTGTGCCAAAGAGTATCTCGGGGGATTTTGGTATGGATCCTGTCACAATACAAACCCCAACGGTGTGTATTTATGGGGAGAAGATCCCACTCACTACGCCATTGGTGTTTGCTGGTTAACCTGGAAGAATTACGCAGTCAGTATGAAAACCTTCATCATGAAGATCAAACGCGTGTCTTAG